A region of the Mus musculus strain C57BL/6J chromosome X, GRCm38.p6 C57BL/6J genome:
ATGTAGAACTGGCGAccaaagttgggtcctgtttttttCACAGTACGCATCACACATGGctccctgtggcctccacagAGGGGCATGGGTGAGGGCCCACTCAGCATAGACTTCCAGAAGGcagtcctttctcccttctcatctTTGGACTCTGGAACCTTGTTCTTCTCTTCTAGCATTGTGGCTGTTGCCACCTCTTCTGCAGTCTTTGGGGTTGTAAGAGGGCCCACCAGAGGCAGGGTAGGCAGCTCCACACCAGAAGTTTGGGAAAGGCTGGAGGAAGGCTGGAAGTAACTCATcaggtttttctgttttcttttggggcCACCTTGACTTTTCCGAAGCCTGGTTGAATGCATGAAGGCTTTTCTTGGCTGTCTCTGTGCCTGGATTTGATGGCTGGGCTGCAGGACTTGCTGTTCCCGCACAGGTTCTTGCTCAAGAGGAACTAGGAAGCGAAGAATCTTGAGCTGGGTACCTGCAAACTCGGGGAGGAAGCGGGTACACAGAGCTGGGCACTGTTTTGCTGGCACACAGGATACATTTAAGACAGCTCCCACAGGGCAGTGGTCAGAGCCCATCACTTCAGGGAGTAAGAAGGAGGCCTGGAAGGTATCTATGACCAAGGCCCTATCTCCCAGTACATAGTCAAGTCTAGAGCCATAGTTGAGATGGCGTGCACCACTGACCACTGACCAGCAGGTGAAAGCCCTCTGCTGTTTTGGATGCAAGTAGCGGTAGCTATCCATGAAGAGCCCTATGTGGGGTCCAGCCTCATCCCCTGGGTTACTGAGCAAGCCATCCATCCACTTACGCCCTGGGTCCTCTTCAAAGCATtcctgggaaagggaaagggaatgaAAAGCCAAAACTAGATTCTTAAAACAGGACGAAATTTAGACTAACTGCTTCATTTTACAAATAAGAATATTTGGTTGTCCTAAAGAAGATTCCTGTTCAAGGTCATATAGCCTGGACCAGGAAAAACTAggctttggtttcttttctttctttcttccttccttccttccttccttccttccttccttccttccttccttcctccctccctgaatTTGCTTTTATGTATGGGTCTTTTGCCTTcattgtctgtgtaccatatacaTGCAGTGCCCGTGGGGGCCAGAATAGGTCATCAGTTTCTTAGGAACTAGTGTTTTGAACTGCCATGAGaaggctgggaatcaaacccaggtcctctgcaagagggcTAAGCATTTTTcatagctgaaccatctctccttcTCCCACAACATGAGCTTTTAAATAAATGATGCTACAAATCAAAGCCTGGAATTAAAGAGAAAGCTCAGTGCTTAAAACATGTACTCCTCTTGCAGAGCACCTGAGTTAGACTCCACCACTCATACAGATACCTCagaaccacttgtaactccagttccagggaatccaatgcctccTGGCTTCTATGGGAACCTGCACTTATGTGTATCCCCGCCCCAGATACatgggataaaaaaaaataactctttaaaaaaatttctgtttgtccttctgTCTATCCCATACTGTGGTTACCTTGCCAAATGTGAAGGTCTATTGTTTAGTTAATCAAAGTAATTCCCAGAACTAATTTTCAAAAGACTGCCAAACAAACCCAACCATGATGGTATACCTATAAGTTCAcaactcaggaggctaaggtagGAAAACTGGCATCAATTTGAGGCCACTGTGGACTACAATGTGTGTCAATGTCCTCACTGACATTCCCCCTTCACTTGGGAGCTTAGGGGattcaagcatccacatctgtgccTTTGTCTCTGATCCCTGATCCAGCCACTCCATACATTTATCCAGCTTACCCACTTATAAACCCATTGATTTAGTGTAAAAACATAGTCACAGGACACCTGTTTTGTGACAGAATTGATGCTAGGGGCAAAGTAGATACAGTCTTGATAACAAAGGATGCTTGCTTTGGGGAAAGGATCTGAAAAGAAGATATGAAGGCCATGTGGTAGTAACTCCAGTATAGGGGGCTCCAAACTCAAAGAACAGCTCTGTAATGGACTTGTGGAAGGAGGGTACAAAATATCTCAGTGACCAGAGGAGACACCAGACTGAAGATTCCAGTAGGATAAGACCACCATAATCCATCAAGTAAAAGGTGACAGATACTTAGACTAGCATGATGCCAAAGAGGACAGAACAACGTAAcatgagataatttgaagatagaACAAATGCTAATGACTGGCTGGCTGTGGCAAAAGGGTAGAAAAGGACAAGAAGACTAGACAAGCAGCTCTGGTGGAAAACAGGCACATGCCATTGTTTGGAATGGACTGTACCCATCTCCTGTGCTGTTCTTTTTCTGGAACAATGATAAAGGTGGACTGGAGACATCTAAGGTAGCTCTGAACTAACTGGAGAAGGCAGAACGGTATCCAGTACTACCACAGGAAGCTGAAAGACCAAGAATTACCAATGCAAAATGAGGCAGGACGTGACCAAAGGCTCGTACTTTGCAGTGTTTATCGTCTTTGCCACACTGTCAACACTTCATATTAGCCCAGTTCTACCAAGAGTCATGACTACGTTTCCACGGCTCTCTTAAACACTAACTAAGGAATCTTCCCACATCCCCTTTCTGAAGCAACTCTAGGGATGAGTTGTACAGTGCCACCACTGATCATGCCTTTGGCAGTATTAGATACAATCTGTTTTCATtcgtgctttttaaattttaacttcttcctcaAAGCAAATTCTAGAAAGTACAACTTCTCCCTAAGGCAGACTACATATACTAACCTTTCCTCAAATTTAGGTAGCCAGTTAAAGATTCTCTAATCTTAGGCCATGGGACCCCTAGTCTAGACTCTCTACCTGGGAATCCAGTGGCGAACTGGCCTGGAAGCAGGTTGGCCATCATCactctccttcctgtcttctaTTGCAATTCCTCGGTCTCATTCCCAGCCCTTTGGCAGAATGCTTGCAGGGGATGGTCCTCCCATCCTGCCTTCATTCCCTGGATACTCCTCCAAACCTTGAGACAAACCCAGCTTTCCTATTTCCTGTGGACCCTTTCAGTTCACCTACACGTTCAAGCCCATTCTTGTTCCTTTGTGCTAATATCTAGAAACACTCTCTTACCTGGGAACCCAGTGTCCACTCTGGCCTGGGAAGCAAGTAGGCCAACTTCAGCCTCTTTCCTGTCCTCCACTGCAATTTCCCCGGTCCCATCCCCAGCCTTCTAATAGATTGCCTGCAGGGGATAGTCCTTCCAATCTGCCTCCTTTCCCTGGGGACTCCACCAAAGCTTGTGGCAAACCCAGTTTGCCTCCTTCCTCAACACCCCTTCTGATCCATCTCTTTCCTGTGTCAGCCtccaaaaaccctaaaaaccttTCTACCAGGAACCTGCAGTAGCTACAGCTGGCAGGGATTCAAGTAAGTCTATCATATTACAGTTCCTGTCTTCCATTacaatctcttcctcctcctacttcACCTTCATTCACTGGAGACTCCATCACTCGGctcatttctgtctgtctgtctagataATTCTTTGCCCTGCTGTAACCTACTTGATAAATCCCCGCTTCCCACAGCACCTCCCAGCTCCCTGTGAAGTCTACTTCTAGGTATTAAGCCTCTCTCAGTCTTCTCTCCTAGGACAACACAATTCTCTGCCAACCACTGGCCTACAGAAGCACTCTCTACAAGGCAACATACACAACAGCCATcacactttcttccctaagaCCCAGATAGATTAACAAAATCCAAGGAATGGAACGCCCATCCAACAAAGGCAAAACCAAATATCAACACCTATAATTACAATCTTCCTAATCCCAGATGCctagacaaaataaaaacacaataataGCAGGACAGTGTGCCTTTCCCAGAATCTCTTCTATAGTAAACCCTGAGAGAAATGCACTATAAGTGAAGCACAagacaaggacttcaaaatatatattatggATATGTCTGTCCAAGGACCTTAGAGAGGTTATGAATAAATCCCTTTATGAAgtctgtgaaaacacacacagtgGAATGGACTAATGAAAATGGTTCAAGACATCAAAGTAGAAAGAGAATTACTAAAGAAAGCCCACACTgacataaaatcagaaatgatttAGGAACTTGAAAAGGAACCATATAGGCAAGCCTCACCAATAGAAgataagacatggaagagagaatctggaATGTTCAAGACAAAGTAGAAGAAATAGAtacctcagtcaaagaaaatgttagatttaaaaaaaaagaaaaagaaaaacaaaacaaacaaac
Encoded here:
- the Apex2 gene encoding DNA-(apurinic or apyrimidinic site) endonuclease 2 isoform X1, coding for MLRVVSWNINGIRSPLQGLACQEPSSCPTALRRVLDELDADIVCLQETKVTSEHSRIQDLYGDVLTEPLAIVEGYNSYFSFSRSRSGYSGVATFCKDSATPVAAEEGLSGVFATLNGDIGCYGNMDEFTQEELRVLDSEGRALLTQHKIRTLEGKEKTLTLINVYCPHADPGKPERLTFKMRFYRLLQMRAEALLAAGSHVIILGDLNTAHRPIDHCDASSLECFEEDPGRKWMDGLLSNPGDEAGPHIGLFMDSYRYLHPKQQRAFTCWSVVSGARHLNYGSRLDYVLGDRALVIDTFQASFLLPEVMGSDHCPVGAVLNVSCVPAKQCPALCTRFLPEFAGTQLKILRFLVPLEQEPVREQQVLQPSHQIQAQRQPRKAFMHSTRLRKSQGGPKRKQKNLMSYFQPSSSLSQTSGVELPTLPLVGPLTTPKTAEEVATATMLEEKNKVPESKDEKGERTAFWKSMLSGPSPMPLCGGHREPCVMRTVKKTGPNFGRQFYMCARPRGPPSDPSSRCNFFLWSRPS
- the Apex2 gene encoding DNA-(apurinic or apyrimidinic site) endonuclease 2 — translated: MLRVVSWNINGIRSPLQGLACQEPSSCPTALRRVLDELDADIVCLQETKVTRDVLTEPLAIVEGYNSYFSFSRSRSGYSGVATFCKDSATPVAAEEGLSGVFATLNGDIGCYGNMDEFTQEELRVLDSEGRALLTQHKIRTLEGKEKTLTLINVYCPHADPGKPERLTFKMRFYRLLQMRAEALLAAGSHVIILGDLNTAHRPIDHCDASSLECFEEDPGRKWMDGLLSNPGDEAGPHIGLFMDSYRYLHPKQQRAFTCWSVVSGARHLNYGSRLDYVLGDRALVIDTFQASFLLPEVMGSDHCPVGAVLNVSCVPAKQCPALCTRFLPEFAGTQLKILRFLVPLEQEPVREQQVLQPSHQIQAQRQPRKAFMHSTRLRKSQGGPKRKQKNLMSYFQPSSSLSQTSGVELPTLPLVGPLTTPKTAEEVATATMLEEKNKVPESKDEKGERTAFWKSMLSGPSPMPLCGGHREPCVMRTVKKTGPNFGRQFYMCARPRGPPSDPSSRCNFFLWSRPS